A stretch of the Bradyrhizobium sp. CCBAU 53351 genome encodes the following:
- a CDS encoding (2Fe-2S)-binding protein, translating into MSGFDDSLLTEADETVRVRFVVNGRKVACEVAPRDTLVDCLRDKLELTGTHAGCEMGACGACLVQLDGRAVHSCLIYAVQADGTTINTIEGLTESGVLADLQAEFHRRNALQCGFCTPGMLVNAQELLSRMTQPNRDEIRDALSGNYCRCTGYEAIVDAIDAVAKARSEGGGAT; encoded by the coding sequence ATGAGCGGCTTCGACGATAGCCTGCTGACCGAAGCCGACGAGACGGTGCGGGTGCGCTTCGTCGTCAACGGCCGCAAGGTCGCCTGCGAGGTCGCGCCGCGTGACACGCTGGTCGATTGCCTGCGCGACAAGCTCGAGCTGACGGGCACGCATGCCGGCTGCGAGATGGGCGCCTGCGGGGCCTGCCTGGTGCAGCTCGACGGCCGCGCCGTGCATTCCTGCCTGATATACGCGGTACAGGCCGATGGCACGACGATCAACACGATCGAGGGGCTCACCGAGAGCGGTGTGCTCGCCGACCTCCAGGCCGAATTCCACCGCCGCAATGCACTGCAATGCGGCTTCTGCACGCCGGGCATGCTGGTCAACGCGCAGGAGCTGCTGTCGCGGATGACGCAGCCGAACCGTGACGAGATCCGCGACGCGCTGTCGGGCAATTACTGTCGCTGCACCGGCTACGAGGCGATCGTCGATGCCATCGATGCCGTTGCCAAAGCGCGCAGCGAAGGCGGAGGGGCGACATGA
- a CDS encoding xanthine dehydrogenase family protein subunit M: protein MKARAFSYFRAATIDQALGAHARAGDDARFIAGGQSLVPALSLRLQAPRLLIDITHIDELRGVRREGGHLRIGALTRHCEMLSEPLIAEFAPLLHAAAPFVAHPAIRNRGTFGGSVALADPASEFPAMTLALDAEIEIVGPSGRRRVKADDFFINLFETALEPGELITAIYVPLLKADQRFAFDELARRRGDYALVGCGIMATCTGERVDDIRISFFSVGNTPTRVKGVERALIGARLDAERIAAAQGALEGDLAPPESDEVPPAMRLHLARVLLGRLLGRLGAGA from the coding sequence GTGAAGGCGAGGGCTTTCAGCTATTTTCGTGCGGCGACGATCGACCAGGCGCTGGGCGCTCATGCGCGCGCCGGGGACGATGCGCGTTTCATTGCCGGCGGCCAGAGCCTCGTGCCGGCGCTGTCGCTGCGGCTGCAGGCGCCGCGGCTCCTGATCGACATCACCCACATCGACGAGCTGCGCGGCGTCAGGCGCGAAGGCGGCCATTTGCGCATCGGCGCCCTGACGCGCCATTGCGAGATGCTGAGCGAGCCGTTGATCGCCGAGTTTGCGCCGCTCTTGCATGCCGCGGCGCCGTTCGTCGCCCATCCCGCGATCCGCAACCGTGGCACTTTCGGCGGCAGCGTCGCGCTGGCGGATCCGGCGTCCGAATTTCCCGCGATGACCTTGGCGCTGGATGCCGAGATCGAGATCGTCGGCCCCTCAGGCCGCCGGCGCGTCAAGGCCGACGATTTTTTCATCAACCTGTTCGAGACGGCGTTGGAGCCGGGTGAACTGATCACTGCAATCTACGTCCCACTGCTCAAGGCCGACCAGCGCTTTGCCTTCGACGAACTGGCACGGCGGCGCGGCGACTACGCGCTGGTCGGCTGCGGGATCATGGCGACGTGCACGGGCGAGCGCGTCGACGACATCCGCATCTCTTTCTTCTCCGTCGGCAATACGCCGACGCGGGTGAAGGGGGTGGAGCGCGCCTTGATCGGCGCGCGTCTCGATGCCGAGCGTATCGCCGCCGCGCAAGGCGCGCTCGAAGGTGATCTCGCGCCGCCCGAGAGCGACGAGGTGCCACCGGCGATGCGGCTGCATCTCGCCCGCGTCTTGCTTGGCCGCCTGCTCGGACGTCTTGGGGCGGGCGCATGA
- a CDS encoding TetR/AcrR family transcriptional regulator, whose translation MRAADRERAIVEEAIRFFAERGFEGQTRELAKRMGITHSAIYRHFPSKEALIERVYQEVYLSRWSPEWGSMIRDRSQSLEGRLTRFYLDYVERVFEYNWVRIFVFSGMKSFGITGRYLDIVRREIIEPAAAELRHELKLPDAKAHSLSERETELFWGLHGRIFYLAIRKFIYETPIPPDLDAIVRDAVQTFMDGAKTTMPKLLVSG comes from the coding sequence ATGCGCGCGGCCGACCGCGAGCGCGCAATCGTGGAGGAAGCGATCCGCTTCTTCGCCGAGCGTGGCTTCGAAGGGCAGACCCGCGAGTTGGCCAAGCGCATGGGCATCACGCACTCGGCGATCTATCGCCACTTCCCCAGCAAGGAGGCGCTGATCGAGCGCGTCTACCAGGAGGTCTATCTCAGCCGCTGGTCGCCCGAATGGGGGTCGATGATCCGCGACCGCTCGCAATCGCTGGAAGGGCGGCTGACGCGCTTCTATCTCGACTATGTCGAGCGCGTGTTCGAGTACAATTGGGTGCGGATATTCGTGTTCTCCGGCATGAAGTCGTTCGGTATCACCGGCCGCTATCTCGATATCGTCCGCCGTGAGATCATCGAGCCGGCGGCAGCCGAGCTGCGCCATGAGCTGAAGCTGCCCGACGCAAAGGCGCACTCATTGAGTGAGCGCGAGACCGAGCTGTTCTGGGGCCTGCACGGCCGCATCTTCTATCTCGCCATCCGCAAGTTCATCTACGAAACACCGATCCCGCCCGATCTCGACGCCATCGTCCGTGACGCCGTCCAGACCTTCATGGACGGCGCGAAGACGACGATGCCGAAGCTGCTGGTGAGCGGCTAG
- the hutU gene encoding urocanate hydratase: MNRRLDNDRTIRAPRGSDISAKSWLTEAPLRMLMNNLDPDVAERPSELVVYGGIGRAARDWESFDRIVAALRKLEADQTLLVQSGKPVGVFRTHADAPRVLIANSNIVPHWATLDHFNELDRQGLMMFGQMTAGSWIYIGSQGIVQGTYETFVEVGRRHYGGSLAGKWILTAGLGGMGGAQPLAATMAGASMLAVECQPSRIEMRLRTGYLDRQAATLDEALAIMAEAAKTKKAVSVGLLGNAAEIFPELVRRGVKPDIVTDQTSAHDPINGYLPKGWTLAEWEAKRASDPKAVERASKMSMVEHVQAMLDFHAQGIPTLDYGNNIRQMAQDMGLKNAFDFPGFVPAYIRPLFCRGVGPFRWAALSGDPDDIFKTDAKVKELMPDDKHLHNWLDMAKERIKFQGLPARICWVGLGDRHRLGLAFNEMVARGELKAPIVIGRDHLDSGSVASPNRETEAMKDGSDAVSDWPLLNALLNCASGATWVSLHHGGGVGIGYSQHAGMVIVADGTPEAAKRIERVLWNDPASGVMRHADAGYDIAIDCARDKGLDLPSLAQ, translated from the coding sequence ATGAACCGCCGACTGGACAACGACCGCACCATCCGCGCCCCTCGCGGCAGCGACATCAGCGCCAAGAGCTGGCTGACGGAAGCGCCTTTGCGCATGCTGATGAACAATCTCGATCCTGATGTTGCCGAGCGCCCGAGCGAGCTCGTGGTCTATGGCGGCATCGGCCGCGCCGCGCGCGATTGGGAGAGCTTTGACCGGATCGTTGCGGCCTTGCGCAAACTCGAAGCCGACCAGACGCTGCTGGTGCAGTCCGGCAAGCCGGTCGGCGTGTTCCGCACCCATGCCGATGCGCCGCGCGTGCTGATCGCGAACTCCAACATCGTGCCGCACTGGGCGACGCTCGATCATTTCAACGAGCTCGATCGCCAGGGCCTGATGATGTTCGGCCAGATGACGGCGGGCTCCTGGATCTATATCGGCAGCCAGGGCATCGTGCAGGGCACCTATGAGACCTTCGTCGAGGTTGGGCGGCGCCATTATGGCGGCAGCCTCGCCGGCAAATGGATTCTGACCGCAGGCCTCGGTGGCATGGGCGGCGCGCAGCCGCTTGCGGCGACCATGGCGGGGGCTTCGATGCTCGCAGTCGAATGCCAGCCGAGCCGCATCGAGATGCGCCTGCGCACCGGCTATCTCGACCGCCAGGCCGCAACGCTCGACGAGGCGCTCGCGATCATGGCGGAGGCCGCGAAGACGAAGAAGGCCGTCTCGGTCGGCCTGCTCGGCAACGCCGCCGAGATTTTCCCGGAGCTGGTGCGCCGCGGCGTCAAGCCCGACATCGTCACCGACCAGACCAGCGCGCATGATCCGATCAACGGCTACTTGCCGAAGGGCTGGACGCTCGCCGAGTGGGAAGCCAAGCGCGCATCTGATCCGAAAGCGGTCGAGCGCGCCTCGAAGATGTCGATGGTCGAGCATGTGCAGGCGATGCTGGATTTTCACGCGCAGGGCATCCCGACGCTCGACTACGGCAACAACATTCGCCAGATGGCGCAGGACATGGGCCTGAAGAACGCCTTCGATTTCCCCGGCTTCGTGCCCGCCTATATCCGTCCCCTGTTCTGCCGTGGTGTCGGGCCATTCCGCTGGGCCGCGCTGTCAGGTGATCCCGATGACATCTTCAAGACCGACGCCAAGGTCAAGGAGCTGATGCCGGACGACAAGCATCTGCACAACTGGCTCGACATGGCCAAGGAGCGCATCAAGTTCCAGGGCCTGCCCGCGCGGATCTGCTGGGTCGGCCTCGGCGATCGTCATCGCCTCGGCCTCGCCTTCAACGAGATGGTGGCGCGCGGTGAGCTGAAGGCGCCCATCGTGATCGGCCGCGATCATCTCGATAGCGGTTCGGTCGCAAGCCCCAACCGCGAGACCGAGGCGATGAAGGACGGATCGGACGCGGTGTCGGACTGGCCGCTGCTCAACGCGCTGCTCAATTGCGCGAGCGGCGCGACCTGGGTCTCGCTGCATCACGGCGGCGGCGTCGGCATCGGCTATTCCCAGCATGCCGGCATGGTGATCGTTGCCGACGGTACGCCCGAGGCTGCGAAGCGCATCGAGCGCGTGCTCTGGAACGATCCCGCCAGCGGCGTCATGCGTCATGCGGATGCCGGTTACGACATCGCGATCGACTGCGCCCGCGACAAGGGGCTCGATCTGCCGAGCCTTGCGCAGTAG
- the hutH gene encoding histidine ammonia-lyase: MMEQGAAIVVKPGTVSLDDLARVLAGAPVVLHSSFWPRVDAAAAIVAKAAQADAPVYGINTGFGKLASKRIPPDQTALLQRNLIVSHCCGVGPVTPQPIVRLMMALKIVSLGRGASGVRRAVIEQLQGMLAQGVYPLVPQQGSVGASGDLAPLAHMTAVMIGEGQAIVDGKIVSGREALAAAGLVPLTLGPKEGLALINGTQFSTAYAISGVLRAFGLARAALVTGALSVDAAMASTAPFRPEIQALRGHAGQIAAAATLTALLDGSDIRLSHLDGDERVQDPYCLRCQPQVAGAALDLITQAARTLIVEANAVTDNPLVLVETGEIVSGGNFHAEPVAFAADAIALALSEIGAISERRIATLVDPALNFGLPPFLTPDPGINSGFMIAEVTAAALYAENKQRALACSIDSTPTSANQEDHVSMAAHAARRLSDMADNLAAILGIELLVAAQGITLRAPHATSAPLIAVIAALREQVPALGADRYMAGDLARAAALVEADALPAAALTALPSDPFPRLD; this comes from the coding sequence GTGATGGAGCAGGGCGCAGCGATCGTCGTCAAGCCGGGAACGGTCAGCCTCGACGATCTCGCGCGTGTGCTTGCAGGTGCGCCTGTCGTCCTCCATTCCTCGTTCTGGCCGCGCGTGGACGCAGCCGCGGCGATTGTCGCGAAGGCTGCGCAAGCCGATGCTCCGGTCTACGGCATCAACACCGGGTTCGGGAAGCTCGCTTCGAAGCGCATCCCACCCGACCAGACCGCGCTGCTTCAACGCAACCTGATCGTGTCGCATTGTTGCGGCGTCGGTCCTGTGACGCCGCAGCCGATCGTCCGCCTGATGATGGCATTGAAGATCGTCTCGCTCGGACGCGGCGCCTCCGGCGTGCGCCGCGCGGTGATCGAGCAGTTGCAGGGCATGTTGGCGCAAGGCGTGTATCCGCTGGTGCCGCAGCAGGGCTCGGTCGGGGCCTCCGGCGATCTCGCGCCGCTTGCGCATATGACTGCGGTGATGATCGGCGAGGGGCAGGCGATCGTTGACGGCAAGATTGTATCCGGCCGCGAGGCGCTCGCCGCGGCCGGCCTCGTGCCGCTGACGCTCGGCCCCAAGGAAGGCCTCGCACTGATCAACGGCACGCAGTTCTCGACGGCCTATGCGATATCAGGCGTGCTGCGCGCCTTTGGCCTCGCGCGTGCCGCGCTCGTCACCGGTGCATTGTCGGTCGATGCGGCGATGGCCTCGACGGCGCCATTCCGTCCTGAAATTCAGGCGCTGCGCGGCCATGCCGGTCAGATCGCCGCGGCGGCGACGCTTACGGCGTTGCTGGACGGCAGCGACATCCGCCTGTCGCATCTCGATGGCGACGAGCGCGTGCAGGATCCTTATTGCCTGCGCTGCCAGCCGCAGGTCGCGGGCGCGGCGCTCGATCTGATCACGCAGGCTGCCCGCACGCTGATCGTCGAGGCCAACGCGGTCACCGACAATCCGTTGGTGCTGGTCGAGACCGGCGAGATCGTCTCCGGCGGCAATTTCCACGCCGAGCCGGTGGCGTTTGCCGCCGATGCGATTGCGCTGGCGCTATCCGAGATCGGCGCGATTAGCGAGCGGCGCATTGCGACGCTGGTCGATCCCGCACTCAATTTCGGCCTGCCGCCGTTCCTCACTCCCGATCCCGGCATCAATTCCGGCTTCATGATCGCCGAGGTGACGGCCGCCGCGCTCTATGCCGAGAACAAGCAGCGGGCGCTCGCCTGCTCGATCGACTCGACGCCGACCAGCGCCAACCAGGAAGATCACGTCTCGATGGCGGCGCACGCCGCGCGGCGCCTTTCCGACATGGCCGACAATCTCGCCGCCATCCTCGGCATCGAGCTGCTGGTCGCCGCCCAAGGCATTACGCTCCGCGCGCCGCATGCGACCAGCGCGCCGCTCATTGCCGTCATCGCCGCATTGCGCGAGCAGGTGCCTGCACTCGGCGCCGACCGTTACATGGCCGGCGATCTCGCCAGGGCCGCCGCACTGGTCGAAGCCGACGCGCTGCCGGCGGCCGCACTCACAGCGCTGCCATCCGATCCGTTTCCGAGACTTGATTGA
- the hutI gene encoding imidazolonepropionase: MAERFDRIWHNARLATMRADRPDLGEIEQGVIAARGGRIVYAGAEADFPADADAVERIDCQGRWITPGLVDCHTHLVYGGNRAHEFELRLKGASYEEIARAGGGIVSTVAATRKASEAELVASALPRLDALIGEGATTVEIKSGYGLDTETEMRQLSAARSIGRQRPVAIRTSFLGAHALPLEADGDKERYIALVCKEMLPAVAKAGLADAVDAFMEGIAFSAEQTALVFETARRLGLPVKLHADQLSNLGGAALAARFSALSADHLEHTDEAGAAAMAKAGTVAVLLPGAFYFIRETQKPPVEAFRRHGVHMALATDCNPGSSPLTSLLLTMNMGATLFRMNVAECLAGVTREGARALGVLNETGTLEAGKWCDLAIWDIERPAELVYRIGFNPLHRRVWRGQ; this comes from the coding sequence ATGGCAGAGCGCTTCGACCGGATCTGGCACAATGCCCGCCTCGCCACGATGCGGGCGGATCGTCCTGATCTCGGCGAGATCGAGCAGGGTGTGATCGCTGCACGCGGCGGCCGTATCGTTTACGCCGGAGCAGAAGCAGATTTCCCGGCGGATGCGGACGCCGTCGAGCGGATCGATTGCCAGGGGCGCTGGATCACGCCGGGGCTCGTCGACTGCCACACCCATCTGGTCTATGGCGGCAACCGCGCGCACGAATTCGAGCTGCGGCTCAAGGGTGCAAGCTACGAGGAGATCGCACGCGCCGGCGGCGGCATCGTCTCGACGGTGGCCGCGACACGCAAGGCAAGCGAGGCCGAACTCGTCGCCAGCGCGCTGCCGCGGCTCGATGCACTGATCGGCGAGGGCGCCACCACCGTCGAGATCAAGTCCGGCTATGGCCTGGATACCGAGACAGAGATGCGGCAGCTGTCAGCCGCGCGGAGCATCGGTCGTCAGCGGCCGGTTGCAATCCGCACGTCGTTTCTCGGAGCCCACGCCCTGCCGCTGGAGGCTGATGGCGACAAGGAGCGCTACATCGCTCTCGTCTGTAAAGAGATGCTGCCTGCGGTCGCGAAGGCCGGCCTTGCCGATGCCGTCGACGCGTTCATGGAGGGCATCGCGTTCTCGGCGGAACAGACGGCGCTTGTATTCGAGACGGCGAGACGGCTTGGGCTGCCGGTCAAGCTGCATGCCGACCAGCTCTCGAACCTCGGCGGTGCCGCGCTCGCCGCAAGATTCTCGGCGCTGTCGGCCGATCACTTGGAGCATACCGACGAAGCCGGCGCTGCCGCGATGGCGAAGGCCGGTACTGTGGCCGTGCTGCTGCCCGGCGCGTTCTACTTCATTCGCGAGACGCAGAAGCCGCCGGTCGAGGCCTTCCGAAGGCATGGCGTGCACATGGCGCTCGCCACCGACTGCAATCCCGGCAGCTCGCCGCTGACCTCGCTGCTGCTCACCATGAACATGGGCGCGACGCTGTTCAGGATGAATGTGGCCGAGTGCCTTGCCGGCGTGACCCGTGAAGGCGCGCGGGCGCTCGGCGTGCTGAACGAGACCGGTACGCTGGAAGCCGGCAAATGGTGCGATCTCGCGATCTGGGACATCGAACGGCCCGCTGAACTGGTCTACCGCATCGGCTTCAATCCGCTGCATCGGCGGGTGTGGAGGGGCCAGTGA
- a CDS encoding formimidoylglutamate deiminase: MSRLHFASALLPSGWANDVQVVITAGAIAEVTAGVQPAAGDERHAIALPGLASLHSHAFQRGMAGLAELRGDSNDTFWTWRETMYRFALAMTPDDVAAVATLLYVEMLEQGFTRVGEFHYLHHDRDGSHYSDIAEMAARIAQAAEASGIALTLLPSFYAHGSFGGAAPHAGQRRFICSVDQFAALMTASRKAISTLPGANIGIAPHSLRAVTPDELAAIIPLAEGGPVHIHAAEQVREVEDCLAWSERRPVQWLLEHAPVDPRWCLIHATHMTEAEVGAFGKAGAVAGLCPITEASLGDGIFPAREFLAAGGAFGVGTDSNVLVGVADELRQLEYGQRLKHRERNVLSAGAGRSTGRTLYDHALAGGAQALAQETVGLTPGARADIVTLDAAHPSLAGRRGDAAIDGWIFAAGSGAIDCVWAGGRKVVKGGQHGLRQAARERFNAAVRRLVA; the protein is encoded by the coding sequence ATGTCCCGACTGCATTTCGCCTCCGCGCTCCTGCCCTCGGGCTGGGCCAATGACGTGCAGGTGGTGATCACCGCCGGCGCGATCGCGGAGGTGACTGCGGGCGTACAGCCTGCCGCCGGCGACGAGCGCCACGCCATCGCGCTTCCGGGACTTGCGAGCCTGCACAGCCACGCCTTCCAGCGCGGCATGGCGGGCCTCGCCGAGCTGCGCGGGGACAGCAACGATACGTTCTGGACCTGGCGCGAGACGATGTACCGCTTCGCGCTGGCGATGACGCCGGACGATGTCGCCGCCGTCGCCACCCTGCTTTATGTCGAGATGCTGGAGCAGGGTTTTACCCGCGTCGGCGAATTCCATTATCTGCATCACGATCGCGACGGCTCGCACTATTCCGATATCGCCGAGATGGCCGCGCGCATCGCGCAGGCGGCTGAGGCGTCCGGCATTGCGCTGACGCTGCTGCCGAGTTTCTACGCGCACGGCTCCTTCGGCGGCGCCGCGCCGCATGCCGGCCAGCGGCGCTTCATCTGCTCGGTCGATCAGTTCGCCGCGCTGATGACGGCCTCGCGCAAGGCGATCAGCACATTGCCCGGCGCGAATATCGGCATCGCGCCGCACAGCCTGCGCGCGGTGACGCCGGACGAGCTTGCGGCAATCATTCCGCTGGCGGAAGGCGGGCCGGTGCATATTCATGCCGCCGAGCAGGTCAGGGAAGTCGAGGATTGCCTGGCCTGGTCGGAACGACGCCCGGTGCAATGGCTGCTGGAGCACGCGCCGGTCGACCCGCGCTGGTGCCTCATTCACGCAACCCACATGACGGAAGCGGAAGTCGGCGCATTCGGCAAGGCCGGCGCGGTCGCCGGCCTCTGCCCCATCACCGAGGCGAGCCTCGGTGATGGCATCTTTCCCGCACGTGAATTTCTCGCGGCCGGCGGCGCGTTCGGTGTCGGCACCGATTCCAACGTATTGGTCGGCGTCGCCGACGAATTGCGCCAGCTCGAATACGGCCAGCGGCTCAAGCACCGCGAGCGCAACGTGCTCTCCGCGGGCGCAGGCCGCTCGACCGGACGCACGCTGTACGATCACGCGCTCGCGGGCGGCGCACAGGCGCTGGCGCAGGAGACAGTCGGGCTCACACCTGGCGCACGTGCCGACATCGTCACGCTCGACGCAGCGCATCCCTCGCTGGCGGGGCGTCGGGGCGATGCCGCCATCGACGGCTGGATCTTTGCCGCGGGCAGCGGCGCGATCGATTGCGTCTGGGCCGGCGGCCGCAAGGTAGTCAAGGGCGGTCAGCATGGATTGCGCCAGGCCGCACGTGAGCGCTTCAACGCGGCGGTACGGAGGCTCGTTGCAT